In a genomic window of Scomber japonicus isolate fScoJap1 chromosome 17, fScoJap1.pri, whole genome shotgun sequence:
- the slc25a47a gene encoding solute carrier family 25 member 47-A, with the protein MHIADFVSGSFAGACGVAVGYPLDTVKVRIQTQKQFSGIWQCAVATFKNEGVHGFFKGMSLPITTISMTSSMVFGTYRNCLRCLSQARGASGGPNTKQEVFLSGLAGGVAQISVMSPGDIVKVRLQCQTESKRGGSNMPRPKYRGPVHCLLSIIKEEGIMGLYRGALPLMLRDGPSYATYFLTYTTICEWLTESGKERPNWSGVMLAGGIAGMAGWTIGTPMDVIKARLQMDGAREIKQYKGFFHCITETARVEGAGVFFRSLGINWLRAFPVNMVVFVTYEVLTGFLQTGPDHVDPPRIGFE; encoded by the exons ATGCATATCGCTGATTTTGTGTCTGGATCATTTGCAG GGGCATGTGGAGTTGCGGTGGGCTATCCTCTGGACACTGTCAAG GTCCGGATTCAAACCCAAAAGCAGTTCTCTGGAATATGGCAGTGTGCTGTAGCAACGTTTAAAAATGAAGGG GTGCATGGCTTCTTCAAAGGCATGTCCTTACCCATCACCACAATCTCTATGACTTCTTCTATGGTGTTTGGCACATACAGGAATTGCCTGCGGTGCTTGAGTCAGGCAAGAGGAGCTAGTGGTGGTCCAAACACCAAACAAGAAGTCTTCCTGTCTGGTTTGGCAGGAGGTGTAGCTCAG ATATCAGTGATGTCTCCAGGTGATATAGTGAAGGTACGTTTACAGTGTCAGACAGAGTCCAAGCGAGGAGGAAGCAACATGCCTAGACCTAAATACCGCGGTCCAGTTCACTGTCTGCTGAGCATTATCAAAGAGGAGGGCATCATGGGACTGTACAGAGGAGCTCTCCCACTCATGCTAAGAGATGGGCCATCATATGCTACATACTTTTTAACCTACACCACTATCTGTGAATGGTTGACAGAAAGCGGCAAGGAAAGGCCAA ATTGGAGTGGTGTGATGCTGGCAGGTGGTATAGCAGGAATGGCAGGTTGGACTATAGGCACACCCATGGACGTGATCAAAGCCCGTCTGCAGATGGATGGAGCACGGGAGATTAAACAATATAAGGGTTTTTTCCACTGCATCACTGAGACGGCTCGGGTGGAAGGAGCCGGGGTGTTCTTCAGGAGCTTAGGGATCAACTGGCTACGTGCATTCCCTGTCAACATGGTTGTGTTTGTCACATATGAGGTCCTCACTGGTTTCCTCCAAACTGGACCTGACCATGTTGACCCACCTCGTATAGGTTTTGAATAG
- the slc25a29 gene encoding mitochondrial basic amino acids transporter, with translation MDFVAGCIGGAAGVLVGHPFDTVKVRLQVQSVDKPLYRGTFHCFQSIIRQESMFGLYKGIGSPMMGLTFINAIVFGVQGNTMRLLAQDTPMNQFLAGAAAGAIQCVICCPMELAKTRMQLQGTGEKKSSRKLYKNSLDCLVRIYNREGLRGVNRGMVTTLIRETPGFGVYFLAYDVLTRSLGCEPDDRYMIPKLLFAGGMAGIASWLSTYPVDVIKSRLQADGVGGVNQYSSIADCIRQSVRREGYMVFTRGLTSTLLRAFPVNAATFATVTLILMYARGTLEGPNDCESAPPSHHTQIQQQAQPSSL, from the exons ATGGACTTCGTTGCTGGCTGCATCGGAG GTGCTGCTGGAGTCTTGGTTGGACATCCATTTGACACAGTTAAG GTGAGACTACAAGTCCAGAGTGTTGATAAGCCTCTGTACCGTGGGACCTTTCACTGTTTCCAGTCTATCATACGACAGGAGTCG ATGTTTGGTTTGTACAAAGGCATTGGATCCCCCATGATGGGCCTTACATTCATCAATGCCATAGTGTTTGGTGTCCAGGGGAACACCATGCGGCTGCTGGCACAAGACACCCCCATGAACCAGTTTCTAgctggtgcagcagcaggtgccATCCAGTGTGTCATCTGCTGCCCCATGGAGCTGGCCAAAACCCGCATGCAATTGCAGGGTACCGGAGAGAAGAAGTCCTCCAGGAAGCTGTACAAGAATTCTCTGGACTGCTTGGTACGCATCTACAACCGTGAGGGTTTGCGTGGTGTAAACAGAGGCATGGTCACCACACTTATCCGCGAGACACCCGGCTTTGGAGTGTATTTCCTGGCTTATGATGTGCTGACGCGCAGCCTTGGCTGTGAGCCTGATGACCGTTACATGATCCCAAAACTGCTGTTTGCTGGGGGCATGGCTGGTATTGCCTCCTGGCTTTCCACCTATCCGGTGGATGTGATCAAATCGCGGCTGCAGGCAGATGGTGTGGGTGGAGTCAACCAGTACAGTAGCATCGCTGACTGTATACGTCAGAGTGTCAGGAGAGAGGGCTACATGGTGTTCACACGAGGCCTCACCTCCACGCTGCTACGAGCATTCCCTGTGAATGCAGCTACCTTTGCTACCGTCACACTCATCCTTATGTATGCACGGGGGACGTTGGAAGGACCAAATGATTGCGAGTCGGCTCCACCAAGCcaccacacacagatacagCAGCAGGCCCAACCCTCCAGTCTGTGA